The genome window TCAGGCCGAACGCCCATCCTTTCTCCTGGATCCCGAATCCTCGTCCCCCCTCCCCTCCCGCCTGCCGCACTGGTCTTTCTGAGACTTCCGATGCTTCGCACCGCGACCATGGCCTTCCTCACGCTCGCGCTTCCCGCCGCTTCGCTGCTGGCCCAGGACAAGCCGGCGGAGAAGGTGACGTTCAACGACCACGTCCTGCCGATCTTCCGCGCCCGCTGCGGCTCCTGCCACAACGGGAACGACAAGAAGGGTGGGCTGGTGGTCGACAACTACCAGGCGCTCATGACGGGCGGGAGCTCGGGGACGGTCGTCGAAGGGGGAGACGCCGGCTCCAGCTATCTGTGGAGCCTGATCAATCACGAGTCCGAACCGAAGATGCCGCCGAACGCGGCGAAGCTCCCGGACAACGAGCTGGCGACGATCAAGAAGTGGATCGACGGCGGGATCCTGGAGACGAGCGGCAGCACCGCCACGATCAAGAAGACGATGTCGGTCGCCAAGATCGAGGTCACCGGGCAGCGGCCGGCGGTCGTCGCCATGCCGCAGCGGTACCTCGGTGACCCGCAGGTCCAGAGCCCGACCGTCAATGCCGTGACGGCTCTCGCCTGCAGCCCGTGGGCCTCGCTGGGCGCGGTCTCCGGACACAAGCAGGTGACCCTCTTCAATACGCAGACGGCGGAAGTCCTCGGCGTCCTTCCCTACCCGGAAGGGCAGCCCCACATCCTCAAGTTCAGCCGCACCGGAGACCTGCTGCTGGTCGGCGGGGGTCGCGGCGGAGCGGCCGGGAAAGTGGTCGTCTACGACGTCAAGACGGGCGAGCGGAAGATCGAGGTCGGCGACGAGTACGACGCCGTCCTGGGAGCGGACATCAGCCCCAACCAGCAGCTCATCGCGCTCGGCGGCCCCAAGAAGATCCTCCGCGTCTATTCGACGGCGACCGGGGAGCTCCTCTTTGAGCAGAAGAAGCACACCGACTGGGTCACGGCGATCGAGTTCAGCCCGGACGGCGTCCTCCTGGCCTCGGGGGACCGGGCCAACGGCTTGCTCGTGTGGGAGTCCGACACCGGCAAGGAGTTCTACAACCTCGTCGGCCACCAGGGATCGGTCAACGACGTCAGCTGGCGTCCGGACAGCAATGCCCTGGCCTCGGCTAGCGAAGACAACACGATCCGCCTGTGGGAGATGAACAACGGGACCGAGATCAAGAAGTGGAACGCCCACGGGGGCTGCGCGGCGGTCGACTACACCCGCGACGGCCGGCTTGTCTCGACCGGCCGCGACCGGGTCGTCCGGCTGTGGAACGGCGACGGGGGCCAGCTCAAGGAGTTCGGCGGGATGACCGACCTGGGGCTCGAGGTCGCCTATGACAACGAGACGAACTTCGTCCTCGGCGGCGATTGGAGCGGGATGGTCCGGATCTGGAACACCGCAGACGGGGCGCTCCTGCACCAGATCAACACGAACCCGCCGACTCTTGACTCGCAGATCGCGGCCGTCACGCAGGCGATGAACGCGGCCAACGGTCAGGCTGAGCAGCAGGCGGCGCAGCTGGCGGGCCTCCAGAAGGTGCTGACCGATCGCAAGACGGTCGCCGACCAGGCGACGGCGCAGATGAACGCCGCCAACGAGGCGACGAAGAAGGCGACGGACGGCAAGACCGCGGCCGAGAAGGCGCTGGCGGAGAAGACCGTTGCGCTCCAGCAGGCCGAGGCGGCCCTGAAGCAGGCGGAGCAGACTCTGGCGGCGGCTAAGGCGGCCTATGAGAAGGCGATGACCGATCAGCAGACGGTGGCCGTCGCGAAGGATGGCGTCGCCAAGATGACCGCCGACGCCACGACCGTCACGCAGCAGGCCCAGGCGGCGGAGAAGCTGGCCCAGGAGAACGCCGCCAAGGCGAAGGCCGCAGCGGACAAGGCGGTCGCCGAAGCGCCCGCGAAGCCGGAGGAGACGAAGGCGATGCAGGACATCACCGCCGCCCTCCAGACGACCCAGCAGAAGGCGGCGGCGGTCAAGGCCCAGCTCGAACGCCTCAACGCCGCGAAGGCCCAGGTCGGTGCCCAGGCCTCCGCACAGAAGTAGGGGAAGTTGTCAGGTTTGAGTTGTCAGTTTTCAGTCAGAGAGAA of Planctomyces sp. SH-PL14 contains these proteins:
- a CDS encoding c-type cytochrome domain-containing protein codes for the protein MLRTATMAFLTLALPAASLLAQDKPAEKVTFNDHVLPIFRARCGSCHNGNDKKGGLVVDNYQALMTGGSSGTVVEGGDAGSSYLWSLINHESEPKMPPNAAKLPDNELATIKKWIDGGILETSGSTATIKKTMSVAKIEVTGQRPAVVAMPQRYLGDPQVQSPTVNAVTALACSPWASLGAVSGHKQVTLFNTQTAEVLGVLPYPEGQPHILKFSRTGDLLLVGGGRGGAAGKVVVYDVKTGERKIEVGDEYDAVLGADISPNQQLIALGGPKKILRVYSTATGELLFEQKKHTDWVTAIEFSPDGVLLASGDRANGLLVWESDTGKEFYNLVGHQGSVNDVSWRPDSNALASASEDNTIRLWEMNNGTEIKKWNAHGGCAAVDYTRDGRLVSTGRDRVVRLWNGDGGQLKEFGGMTDLGLEVAYDNETNFVLGGDWSGMVRIWNTADGALLHQINTNPPTLDSQIAAVTQAMNAANGQAEQQAAQLAGLQKVLTDRKTVADQATAQMNAANEATKKATDGKTAAEKALAEKTVALQQAEAALKQAEQTLAAAKAAYEKAMTDQQTVAVAKDGVAKMTADATTVTQQAQAAEKLAQENAAKAKAAADKAVAEAPAKPEETKAMQDITAALQTTQQKAAAVKAQLERLNAAKAQVGAQASAQK